In Spirosoma aureum, a single genomic region encodes these proteins:
- a CDS encoding phage holin family protein, producing MNLILHLLLDAAVIFGLAYLMPQVDVKNFGTALLIAVLLGLLNFFIGWIIRFPLNLVTFFLLTGIIRIIVTAILLKLIDSFLDSFTIVGFWPALVIALAVAVAGMLIDRSAPTEERVQSGYEALMIR from the coding sequence ATGAACCTTATATTGCATTTACTGTTAGACGCGGCCGTAATTTTTGGATTGGCTTACCTCATGCCACAGGTCGATGTGAAGAATTTTGGAACAGCGCTGCTGATTGCTGTATTGCTGGGGCTACTTAATTTTTTTATCGGCTGGATTATTCGTTTCCCACTCAATTTAGTAACCTTCTTCCTCCTGACTGGCATTATTCGTATCATCGTAACGGCTATTTTACTGAAACTTATCGATAGTTTTTTAGACAGTTTTACCATCGTTGGCTTCTGGCCCGCCCTTGTTATAGCGCTTGCTGTGGCGGTTGCAGGGATGTTAATTGACCGTTCGGCGCCGACTGAAGAACGGGTTCAATCAGGCTATGAAGCGTTGATGATCCGGTGA